One Dermacentor andersoni chromosome 6, qqDerAnde1_hic_scaffold, whole genome shotgun sequence genomic window carries:
- the LOC140219087 gene encoding uncharacterized protein — protein MVHLHQKSSTINISCTSDLHRFLPAFDQQLPIIVREASSSSGEARTENERNITGAARQDRQAPQRATSSEPEAMAVRRLEMELEKVRLQLECERIALRRVELEQSGRPPSVSEGSDLRRASTDGISQCAKVLKAYRLPCDADVPIWFDEVEKLFSSFQVPEHSRVHLIMPALAERVRYLLRGLNDEECTDYETVKKAVLDELKLTPAKYLERFEKASKRKDETWGQFASRTRTYLAYYLQSRNANTKEAMTELMVADRMKASIGSEALEYVLLREGEDWFRPVEVAKVLETFEQAKGKGRASKPAATASLLQHAKLASPQRTNLKCHVCQVQGHLARDCPKASNKEQQGKAPTVQKQRVQKVAVVSEEPPPEQERVLSARVQVLAQNASSGRSKLEIIPIMCGDIATEAVLDTGSEITVVRKSMLPVVLQEPSGTVRLESAFGKTIRANLATLPVGMHRPGAVIQPQRIDLVCAVTDELANGVDCLLSKEDWELLQAQEKDEFGRENIPRVANSVGVRSVEIVDNTEPDCGLSCEETTDNIPALQENSFIPDVTGVPSQREEFRAAQLADESLKRAWNDVGNDKAGMFVSDRLLYHWDSPAGVKNLKNVLGQEV, from the exons ATGGTCCACCTGCACCAG aaaagttcaactataaatatttcttgtacatctgatctgcatcgtttcctgcctgcgtttgatcaacaactgccgatcatcgtccgagaagcttcaagttccagcggtgaagcgaggactgagaacgaacgaaacattactggcgcagcacgacaggatcggcaagccccacaacgagcaacgagcagcgagccag AGGCCATGGCGGTGAGACGCCTGGAGATGGAGCTAGAAAAGGTGCGCCTACAGCTAGAGTGCGAGCGCATTGCTCTACGGAGAGTGGAGCTTGAGCAGTCGGGCAGGCCGCCTTCGGTGTCGGAAGGAAGCGATCTCCGCCGTGCCAGCACGGATGGAATATCACAGTGTGCTAAAGTGCTTAAGGCATACCGGTTGCCGTGTGACGCTGACGTTCCGATATGGTTTGATgaggttgaaaagttgttttcatctTTTCAAGTACCAGAACACAGCCGTGTACATTTGATCATGCCTGCGCTGGCCGAGCGGGTCCGTTATCTGTTGCGTGGCCTCAATGACGAGGAATGTACAGATTATGAGACTGTAAAGAAGGCGGTATTAGATGAACTTAAGCTCACGCCAGCTAAATACTTGGAGAGGTTTGAAAAGGCATCGAAACGAAAGGATGAAACTTGGGGTCAGTTCGCGTCCCGCACTAGAACCTACTTGGCCTATTACCTTCAATctcgaaatgcaaacacaaaagaagctatgACGGAGCTTATGGTCGCTGACCGTATGAAAGCCAGTATAGGCTCAGAAGCCCTTGAATATGTTCTTTTGCGGGAGGGCGAAGATTGGTTTAGGCCAGTGGAGGTGGCGAAAGTGCTCGAGACTTTCGAGCAAGCTAAAGGAAAAGGACGAGCAAGTAAGCCAGCCGCAACAGCCTCATTGCTGCAGCACGCAAAACTAGCTAGCCCGCAGAGGACAAATTTAAAATGCCACGTGTGTCAGGTACAGGGTCacctagccagagactgcccaaaAGCTTCAAATAAAGAACAGCAGGGGAAGGCGCCGACTGTGCAAAAACAAAGGGTACAGAAGGTAGCTGTTGTAAGTGAAGAACCTCCACCAGAGCAAGAAAGGGTGCTAAGTGCTAGAGTACAAGTCTTAGCTCAAAATGCTAGTTcagggagatcaaagctggaaatTATCCCTATCATGTGCGGGGATATAGCAACGGAAGCTGTGTTGGACACAGGTAGTGAGATAACGGTCGTCCGTAAAAGTATGTTGCCCGTCGTTTTACAGGAGCCATCGGGAACAGTAAGGCTCGAGTCGGCATTCGGAAAGACCATTCGAGCTAACCTAGCTACGCTGCCCGTAGGCATGCATCGCCCGGGGGCTGTGATACAACCGCAGAGGATCGACCTGGTGTGTGCAGTTACTGACGAACTTGCAAATGGGGTTGACTGCCTGTTGTCAAAGGAAGATTGGGAACTACTGCAGGCGCAGGAAAAAGACGAGTTTGGACGAGAAAATATTCCGCGGGTAGCCAATTCCGTGGGAGTCCGATCAGTCGAAATAGTCGATAACACTGAGCCAGACTGCGGTCTTAGTTGCGAAGAAACGACAGACAACATCCCTGCATTGCAAGAGAATAGTTTCATACCAGATGTCACTGGGGTGCCCAGTCAGCGGGAGGAATTTCGAGCGGCTCAGCTTGCCGATGAAAGCCTAAAAAGGGCCTGGAATGATGTGGGAAACGACAAAGCTGGCATGTTCGTGTCAGACAGACTTTTGTACCATTGGGATTCTCCAGCGGGAGTCAAA